A single region of the Chiloscyllium punctatum isolate Juve2018m chromosome 15, sChiPun1.3, whole genome shotgun sequence genome encodes:
- the LOC140485945 gene encoding uncharacterized protein, protein MRVLLAGPVFIVQQVDNFDHPPQPRTHNSPRPRTHTHNSPRPRTPNSSAPSIPQSSPPPQSSPPPPPQSSPPPHPQSSPPPHPQSSPPPHPQSSPPPHPQSSPHPQSSPPPHPQSSPHPQSSPPPHPQSSPPPHPQSSPHPQSSPPPHPQSSPLPQSSPHPHPHSSPPPSSPPPQSSPPPQSSPPPQSSPPPHPQSSPPPHPQSSPPPHPQSSPPPQSSPPPQSSPPP, encoded by the exons TCCTCCCCAGCCCCGCACCCACAATTCTCCCCGTCCCCGCACCCACACCCACAATTCTCCCCGTCCCCGCACCCCAAACTCCTCCGCCCCCTCAATCCCCCAATCCTCCCCGCCCCCCCAATcctccccgcccccgcccccgcaaTCCTCCCCGCCCCCGCACCCCCAATCCTCCCCGCCCCCGCACCCCCAATCCTCCCCGCCCCCGCACCCCCAATCCTCCCCGCCCCCGCACCCCCAatcctccccacacccccaatcCTCCCCGCCCCCGCACCCACAATCCTCCCCACACCCACAATCCTCCCCGCCCCCACACCCACAATCCTCCCCGCCCCCACACCCACAATCCTCCCCACACCCACAATCCTCCCCGCCCCCACACCCACAATCCTCCCCACTCCCACAatcctccccacacccacacccacattcctccccaccccca tcctccccacccccacaatcctccccacccccacaatcctccccacccccacaatcctccccacccccacacccacaatcctccccacccccacacccacaatcctccccacccccacacccacaatcctccccacccccacaatcctccccacccccacaatcctccccaccccca